The following proteins are encoded in a genomic region of Athene noctua chromosome 9, bAthNoc1.hap1.1, whole genome shotgun sequence:
- the WFDC1 gene encoding WAP four-disulfide core domain protein 1 has product MDSRALSEMHFCKKIFTAALCVLVLLPDSASARNLWKRALHLKMTEKYDDYEYPLHSHSSHYQKNDRCPPPPQTLPERACEVPSCRSDSECERHKRCCYNGCIYACLESVQPPPVLDWLVQPKPRWLGGNGWLLDGPEEVLQAEACSTTEDGDEPLHCPTGYECHIINPGNTAEGIPNRGQCIKLRGNPDGRNLRHKYYKEYFGSNSNNVVGYVKNQQKHLG; this is encoded by the exons ATGGATTCCAGGGCACTGTCAGAGATGCATTTCTGTAAAAAGATCTTCACTGCAGCCTTGTGTGTCTTAGTTTTGCTGCCAGATTCGGCCAGTGCAAGGAATCTCTGGAAGCGTGCTCTACATCTGAAAATGACGGAGAAATATGAT gATTATGAGTACCCTCTTCATTCTCACAGTTCCCACTACCAGAAGAATGaccgctgcccccccccaccccagactTTGCCCGAGCGAGCCTGCGAGGTGCCCAGCTGCCGCTCGGATTCAGAGTGTGAAAGGCACAAGCGCTGCTGCTACAACGGGTGCATCTACGCCTGCCTGGAGTCCGTACAGCCACCGCCAG TTTTAGACTGGTTGGTTCAGCCCAAACCCCGCTGGCTGGGAGGAAATGGGTGGCTTTTAGATGGCCCAGAGGAAGTCTTACAAG CTGAAGCCTGCAGTACCACTGAGGATGGAGATGAGCCTCTGCACTGCCCCACAGGCTATGAATGCCATATCATCAACCCGGGTAACACAGCTGAAGGAATCCCTAACAGGGGCCAGTGCATCAAGCTCCGTGGAAATCCAG ATGGACGCAACCTGAGGCATAAGTATTACAAGGAATATTTTG GGAGCAATTCCAACAATGTGGTTGGCTATGTGAAAAACCAGCAGAAGCATTTAGGCTAA